A window of Mucilaginibacter paludis DSM 18603 contains these coding sequences:
- the pdeM gene encoding ligase-associated DNA damage response endonuclease PdeM, giving the protein MICDRLVFPFLDQTLLLLCQKAIYWEEEKALIAADVHLGKGGHFRKAGIAVPRELAQDDLAVLSDLIREHHPEKLIFLGDLFHSDINTDWDWFALWREQFPKLEIILIRGNHDVIHDSHYQQLHISLHEQMQIGPFLMLHHPLPPLKLEQASGYVLCGHIHPGVLLRGRGRQSITLPCFAFADKQAILPSFGRFTGRVAIQHQQTDQVFGVLSDKVVRV; this is encoded by the coding sequence ATGATATGTGATAGATTAGTGTTCCCGTTTTTAGACCAAACATTACTATTGCTTTGCCAGAAAGCGATATATTGGGAAGAGGAAAAAGCATTAATAGCAGCTGATGTGCATTTAGGGAAAGGCGGCCATTTTCGCAAGGCCGGGATAGCCGTTCCGCGTGAGCTGGCGCAGGATGACCTGGCGGTACTATCGGACCTGATCCGTGAGCACCACCCGGAAAAGCTTATTTTTTTGGGCGATTTATTTCATAGCGATATCAATACCGATTGGGATTGGTTTGCACTGTGGCGCGAACAATTCCCCAAACTGGAGATCATCCTGATCCGTGGTAACCACGATGTGATCCATGATAGCCACTATCAGCAACTCCATATTTCGCTTCATGAGCAAATGCAGATCGGCCCCTTCCTGATGCTGCATCATCCCTTGCCTCCGTTAAAGCTGGAGCAGGCTTCCGGCTATGTATTATGCGGGCATATTCATCCGGGCGTACTATTGCGTGGCCGTGGCAGGCAATCCATTACTTTACCTTGTTTCGCTTTCGCGGATAAGCAGGCTATACTACCTTCATTCGGACGATTTACCGGACGTGTGGCCATCCAGCACCAGCAAACCGACCAGGTGTTCGGGGTGCTGAGTGATAAAGTGGTTAGGGTTTGA
- a CDS encoding redoxin domain-containing protein, whose protein sequence is MKKHYTLGLLAVALLSACSNPKAIEFSVATPGISNAVFVVKDQGRQTLFGENIKDGKCDVKGMLEQPGFYLMDIVKDNDKEHLPFEVYLEPGKYTVTTEGGDLQRYPKIETDSKKQQEINNYNAIYQQLGGAATEQKIRLNSELEAKSRSLSKEAYKLLLIKIADAEAKEHNLQYQALEQYIKKYPESELAAHFMSKQNYADNPESYLKLYKQLSPAAKNSDDGKELSKSLQIVGQLQPGKKAPEIAGKTFDGKPFSSITAGKKLFLIDFWRSANQLSRTNHEKIMEIYSNLNKRGFQVISVSLDSKPLWWSTAVKDDKLPWPQMSDLKGNDSPNALNWAISTLPTYYLVDADWKVYKKDITLSSIALEATQYLEKHR, encoded by the coding sequence ATGAAAAAGCATTACACCTTGGGCCTGCTTGCTGTGGCCTTGTTATCAGCCTGCTCCAACCCGAAGGCTATTGAGTTTAGCGTAGCCACGCCGGGCATAAGCAACGCGGTTTTTGTGGTGAAAGACCAGGGTAGGCAAACCCTTTTCGGGGAAAACATCAAAGACGGTAAATGCGATGTAAAGGGGATGCTGGAACAGCCGGGCTTTTACCTGATGGATATTGTAAAAGATAACGATAAAGAGCATTTGCCTTTCGAGGTTTATCTGGAGCCCGGCAAGTATACCGTTACAACCGAAGGTGGTGATTTGCAACGCTACCCTAAAATTGAAACCGACTCGAAAAAGCAGCAGGAAATTAACAACTATAACGCCATTTACCAACAATTAGGCGGTGCGGCAACCGAACAAAAGATAAGGCTTAACAGCGAGTTGGAAGCCAAATCGCGTAGTTTATCCAAAGAGGCTTATAAATTACTGCTCATTAAGATAGCCGATGCCGAAGCTAAAGAACATAACCTGCAGTACCAGGCGCTGGAGCAGTACATCAAAAAATATCCTGAAAGTGAGCTGGCAGCCCATTTTATGAGCAAGCAAAACTATGCCGATAACCCCGAGAGTTACCTTAAATTATACAAGCAACTGAGCCCCGCTGCAAAAAATAGCGATGATGGTAAAGAGTTGTCCAAAAGCCTACAGATTGTGGGGCAGTTGCAACCAGGTAAAAAAGCGCCGGAGATTGCCGGAAAAACCTTCGACGGAAAACCGTTTAGCTCGATAACCGCCGGTAAGAAACTTTTTTTAATTGATTTCTGGCGATCTGCCAACCAGTTGAGCCGTACCAACCACGAAAAGATCATGGAGATCTATTCCAACCTCAATAAGCGCGGCTTCCAGGTAATCAGCGTTTCGCTGGATAGTAAACCGCTGTGGTGGAGCACCGCCGTAAAAGATGATAAACTGCCCTGGCCGCAAATGAGCGACCTGAAGGGTAACGATTCGCCAAATGCGCTAAACTGGGCCATCAGCACGCTTCCAACCTATTACCTGGTGGATGCCGACTGGAAGGTTTATAAAAAAGACATCACGCTATCAAGCATCGCGTTAGAGGCAACGCAGTATTTAGAAAAACATCGTTGA
- a CDS encoding succinate dehydrogenase cytochrome b subunit has translation MSEFKQTFNSSLGKKLIMALTGLFLCTFLIVHLGGNLLLFNNDNGYSFNVYANFLTHFPPIEVIAYILYISILVHALYATILTIQNRRARPVSYASRPKSPTSWSSQNMGLLGSILFLFLVIHMSDFWYKYKYTDTIGFKEYRTDLSSGKTTAADFKPEAADFEHSVSTENNVEIVRVKNIHAKVSESFSNIWYVIIYVIAMGALAFHLLHGFQSAFRTMGWVHRKYTPVVYFIGTWLFAVIIPLGFAAMPIVYFFTKQ, from the coding sequence ATGAGCGAATTTAAACAAACCTTTAACTCTTCATTGGGCAAAAAGCTGATCATGGCTTTAACAGGATTGTTTCTTTGTACTTTTTTAATAGTGCATCTGGGGGGTAACCTGCTATTGTTTAATAATGATAACGGGTATAGTTTTAATGTGTATGCTAACTTTTTAACGCATTTCCCTCCAATTGAAGTCATAGCTTATATACTATACATTAGTATATTGGTACACGCACTTTATGCCACTATCCTTACCATTCAAAACCGCAGGGCAAGGCCGGTGTCTTATGCTTCAAGGCCAAAGTCGCCAACGTCGTGGTCATCACAAAACATGGGTTTATTAGGCTCCATTTTGTTTTTGTTCCTGGTGATTCACATGAGCGATTTCTGGTATAAATACAAGTACACTGATACAATAGGCTTTAAAGAGTACCGTACCGACTTATCAAGCGGTAAAACCACCGCCGCAGATTTTAAACCGGAGGCTGCCGATTTTGAACACTCTGTTTCTACCGAAAACAATGTAGAAATTGTAAGGGTTAAAAACATCCATGCCAAGGTTTCAGAAAGTTTCAGCAACATCTGGTATGTTATTATTTATGTGATCGCTATGGGAGCCTTAGCGTTCCACTTGCTTCACGGCTTCCAGAGCGCCTTCCGCACCATGGGGTGGGTACACCGTAAATATACCCCTGTTGTATACTTTATAGGTACCTGGCTTTTTGCCGTTATTATCCCGTTAGGGTTTGCGGCCATGCCAATTGTATATTTCTTCACCAAACAATAA
- a CDS encoding fumarate reductase/succinate dehydrogenase flavoprotein subunit, which translates to MILDAKIPAGPLAEKWSKHKFNLKLVNPANKRKYDVIVVGTGLAGASAAASLAELGYNVKAFCFQDSPRRAHSIAAQGGINAAKNYRNDGDSVYRLFYDTIKGGDYRAREANVYRLAEVSVNIIDQCVAQGVPFAREYGGLLDTRSFGGAQVSRTFYARGQTGQQLLLGAYSALNRQIHLGKVKMYTRTEMLDVVVVDGKAQGIVTRNLKSGAIETHTGHAVLLCTGGYGNVFYLSTNAMGCNVTAAWRAHKRGAFFGNPCYTQIHPTCIPVSGDHQSKLTLMSESLRNDGRVWAPKTVELAQKLRKGELKVIDLKEEDRDYFLERKYPSFGNLVPRDVASRNAKEVVDEGKGVGASGVAVYLDFADAIARLGEDEVRARYGNLFDMYYQITDENPYKIPMRIYPAVHYTMGGLWVDYNLMTTIPGLYCLGEANFSDHGANRLGASALMQGLSDGYFVIPYTLGDYLATIGPKPVDKNHPAFEQTKKEVLERIEKLLALKGTKTVDEYHRELGHIMWEYCGMARTAEGLTKAKGLIQTLKADFWKNAIVLGENEEFNSSLEKAGRVADFIELGELMVDDALMRHESCGGHFRVESQTEEGEALRDDEHFAFVAAWEYKGENQPEVLNKEELIYENVKLTQRSYK; encoded by the coding sequence ATGATCTTAGACGCTAAAATTCCAGCAGGCCCATTAGCCGAAAAATGGAGCAAGCATAAGTTTAACCTTAAACTGGTTAACCCTGCAAACAAGCGTAAATATGATGTTATTGTAGTAGGTACTGGTTTGGCGGGTGCTTCGGCAGCGGCTTCACTGGCTGAGCTTGGCTATAATGTAAAAGCATTTTGCTTTCAGGATAGTCCGCGCAGGGCACACTCCATTGCAGCACAGGGAGGTATTAACGCCGCAAAAAACTATCGTAATGATGGCGACAGCGTTTACCGTTTGTTTTATGATACAATTAAAGGAGGTGATTACCGCGCCCGCGAGGCAAACGTTTACCGCTTGGCCGAGGTATCGGTTAACATTATCGACCAATGCGTTGCACAAGGTGTTCCTTTTGCACGCGAATACGGCGGCTTGTTAGATACCCGTTCTTTTGGTGGCGCGCAGGTGTCCAGAACGTTTTATGCCCGCGGCCAAACCGGACAACAATTGTTGTTAGGTGCTTACTCTGCCCTAAACCGCCAGATTCACTTAGGTAAAGTGAAAATGTATACCCGTACCGAAATGCTGGATGTGGTAGTGGTTGATGGCAAAGCACAAGGTATAGTTACGCGTAACTTAAAAAGCGGCGCTATTGAAACACACACTGGCCATGCCGTATTGTTATGCACCGGTGGCTATGGTAACGTGTTCTACCTTTCAACAAATGCTATGGGCTGTAATGTAACCGCAGCCTGGAGGGCACACAAACGCGGTGCGTTTTTTGGAAACCCTTGCTATACTCAAATTCACCCTACCTGTATCCCGGTTTCGGGCGATCATCAGTCTAAACTGACTTTGATGTCCGAATCTTTACGTAACGATGGCCGCGTTTGGGCGCCAAAAACAGTTGAGCTGGCTCAAAAACTGCGTAAAGGCGAATTAAAGGTAATCGACTTAAAAGAAGAAGACAGGGATTATTTCCTGGAAAGAAAATATCCATCTTTTGGTAACCTGGTACCGCGCGACGTAGCTTCGCGTAATGCTAAAGAAGTCGTTGACGAGGGTAAGGGTGTAGGCGCATCCGGGGTGGCCGTGTACCTTGATTTTGCCGATGCGATAGCTCGTTTAGGCGAAGACGAGGTAAGGGCGAGATACGGTAACTTGTTCGATATGTATTACCAGATTACCGACGAAAACCCTTACAAAATACCGATGCGAATCTATCCGGCGGTACACTATACTATGGGCGGGCTTTGGGTTGATTATAACTTAATGACCACTATACCTGGTTTATATTGTTTAGGTGAGGCTAATTTTTCTGATCACGGTGCAAACCGCTTAGGTGCTTCAGCACTGATGCAGGGATTATCCGACGGTTATTTTGTGATCCCTTATACTTTGGGAGATTACCTGGCTACCATTGGCCCTAAACCTGTTGATAAAAACCATCCGGCTTTTGAGCAAACCAAGAAGGAGGTTTTAGAGCGGATTGAAAAATTACTTGCCCTTAAAGGCACCAAAACGGTTGACGAATATCACCGGGAATTGGGCCACATTATGTGGGAATATTGCGGAATGGCCCGTACTGCCGAAGGCTTAACTAAGGCAAAAGGTTTGATCCAAACGCTAAAGGCTGATTTCTGGAAAAACGCTATCGTACTTGGAGAAAATGAGGAGTTTAACTCATCTTTAGAAAAAGCCGGTCGAGTAGCTGATTTTATTGAACTGGGCGAACTGATGGTTGATGATGCTTTAATGCGTCATGAATCGTGCGGTGGCCACTTCAGGGTAGAGTCGCAAACGGAAGAAGGTGAAGCTTTACGCGACGACGAGCACTTTGCTTTTGTTGCCGCCTGGGAATACAAAGGCGAAAATCAGCCCGAAGTATTGAACAAGGAAGAGCTGATTTATGAAAATGTTAAATTAACGCAGAGAAGTTATAAGTAG